Proteins encoded together in one Calditrichota bacterium window:
- a CDS encoding HPr family phosphocarrier protein: protein MIQKEVTLLNRLGLHIRPAAQLTKIAAKYKSDVYLLKDGMRVNGKSIMGVMMLAAARGSSLTLEVIGEDEQQLLDELVILFENKFYEE, encoded by the coding sequence GTGATCCAAAAAGAAGTCACTTTGCTGAACCGTTTGGGACTGCATATTCGTCCCGCCGCACAGTTAACCAAGATAGCCGCCAAATACAAGTCGGATGTTTACTTATTGAAGGACGGCATGCGAGTCAACGGGAAGAGTATAATGGGAGTGATGATGCTCGCGGCGGCGCGCGGGAGTTCGTTAACATTGGAAGTCATCGGCGAGGATGAGCAGCAACTGTTGGACGAATTGGTCATTCTGTTCGAAAACAAATTCTACGAGGAGTAG
- the ptsP gene encoding phosphoenolpyruvate--protein phosphotransferase: MVTGDKKKEQILRGIPASPGIAIGIAHKMTHDEPEVLPRKLAPSEVPQELARFDGALSNTRAAIERSRERALDVAGVAVGKIFDAHLMILEDEVFQDQVRGRIAREQFDAEYIIYDSFSHMIEVISKSAGEIFRERAADLRDVRTRLLRFLRGEGDVIPDHPTHEVILVAEDLSPTEALNLDKKLVHGIVTDVGGLTSHTAILARSLDIPTIVGCGDVSERVQDGDSIILNGNSGKVILHPSDESCIEYDEKRERFRSFQRYLADIKNDPAMTLDGVQIDLWGNIELPREAESVLEHGGLGVGLFRSEFLFLTRETTPTEDEQFAMYDKAAEIMAPHPVVIRTFDLGGDKYHAGINIREEKNPFLGYRAIRVSLSRRDLFRSQLRAILRASARGNVRVMFPFVTGFEELREAKVVLEEAKNELNQRKIAFDPKMKVGIMVEIPSAAVMADRLADECDFFSIGTNDLIQYTVATDRANEQVASYYRSYHPAVLRLIEMTIKAGEKKNVHVGICGELGGSPAATPLLVGLGMREISMTAAMIPEIKKIIRSMTYEECKKIAKKAMKMNTSQEVLNYMSGELKKRFADLPIWFS, from the coding sequence GTGGTTACCGGGGACAAAAAGAAGGAACAGATCCTGCGCGGGATACCGGCCTCGCCGGGAATTGCCATTGGCATCGCGCATAAGATGACTCACGACGAGCCTGAGGTGTTGCCGCGAAAATTGGCGCCGTCTGAAGTTCCGCAGGAGCTGGCGCGGTTTGACGGCGCACTGTCGAACACACGCGCCGCGATTGAGCGGTCGCGGGAACGTGCATTGGACGTGGCGGGAGTGGCCGTGGGCAAGATATTCGACGCGCACTTGATGATTTTGGAAGACGAGGTTTTTCAGGACCAAGTTCGAGGAAGAATCGCGCGCGAGCAGTTTGACGCGGAGTATATCATCTACGATTCGTTCAGTCACATGATCGAAGTGATCAGCAAGTCGGCAGGCGAGATATTCCGTGAACGCGCGGCGGATTTGCGGGACGTGCGGACGCGACTCTTGCGATTTTTGCGCGGCGAAGGCGACGTGATTCCCGATCATCCGACGCACGAAGTGATTTTGGTGGCCGAAGATTTGTCACCGACAGAAGCACTGAATCTCGACAAGAAGCTCGTTCATGGTATTGTGACCGACGTGGGAGGATTGACATCGCATACGGCGATCTTAGCGAGAAGTTTGGATATTCCAACGATTGTGGGCTGCGGTGATGTATCGGAGCGAGTGCAGGACGGCGACTCGATCATATTAAACGGAAACAGCGGCAAGGTGATTCTGCATCCGTCTGACGAGTCTTGCATCGAATACGACGAGAAGCGCGAGCGGTTCCGGAGTTTTCAGAGGTATTTGGCCGACATCAAGAACGATCCGGCGATGACTTTGGACGGTGTGCAAATCGACTTGTGGGGGAACATTGAGCTTCCTCGTGAAGCCGAATCCGTGCTCGAACACGGCGGATTGGGCGTGGGACTTTTTCGCAGCGAGTTTTTGTTTTTGACGCGCGAAACGACGCCGACTGAAGACGAGCAGTTTGCGATGTACGACAAAGCTGCTGAGATCATGGCTCCGCATCCGGTTGTCATTCGCACATTCGATTTAGGCGGCGACAAGTACCACGCGGGAATCAACATCCGCGAGGAAAAGAATCCATTCTTGGGCTACCGTGCGATTCGCGTGTCGCTGTCGCGGCGGGATTTGTTTCGCTCACAACTCAGAGCGATTCTCCGGGCATCGGCGCGCGGCAATGTGCGGGTGATGTTTCCGTTCGTAACGGGATTCGAAGAGTTGCGGGAAGCAAAAGTCGTGCTTGAGGAAGCGAAGAACGAACTTAATCAACGTAAGATCGCCTTTGATCCCAAGATGAAAGTCGGGATCATGGTGGAGATTCCATCGGCCGCAGTGATGGCGGATCGACTCGCCGACGAGTGCGATTTTTTCTCGATCGGCACGAACGATTTGATTCAGTACACAGTGGCAACGGACCGCGCGAATGAGCAGGTCGCTTCGTACTACCGCAGCTATCATCCGGCCGTGCTGCGCCTGATTGAAATGACCATCAAGGCGGGCGAGAAGAAGAACGTGCACGTGGGGATTTGCGGAGAATTGGGAGGATCGCCTGCGGCGACTCCGCTGTTGGTGGGTCTGGGGATGCGCGAAATTTCCATGACCGCGGCGATGATTCCGGAGATCAAGAAAATCATTCGCAGCATGACTTACGAAGAGTGCAAGAAGATCGCGAAGAAGGCCATGAAGATGAACACATCGCAGGAAGTGTTGAACTACATGAGCGGTGAATTGAAAAAGAGATTTGCGGATCTTCCGATTTGGTTCTCTTGA
- a CDS encoding NTP transferase domain-containing protein — protein sequence MKAIIPVAGVGSRLRPHTFTRPKVLLNVAGKPILGHILDHLVASGIDHVTLVVGAMGDLIERYVSENYSIPSEFVVQHEARGLAHAVHLGLTPEDQEVLVILGDTIFEFDLQGVLANSGTSAIGVKTVDDPRRFGVVETRDSMVTRLVEKPENPRSNLVIVGIYLIRQAQALKSAIEMLFERNLTTRGEFQLTDALQLMIEHDVPISTFGVENWFDCGKPETLLDTNRHLLNTRSGKTVEQRDGAVIVPPVFIHPDAIIEQAIVGPHATVGKGAKIRNAMVRDAILGEGAHVEDALVSGSLVGNNAVVKGNFHRYNLGDSSAIIEGGRDGDEL from the coding sequence GTGAAAGCAATTATTCCGGTCGCGGGAGTCGGCTCCCGCCTTCGGCCCCACACCTTCACCCGGCCCAAAGTTCTCCTCAACGTGGCCGGGAAACCCATTCTCGGACATATTCTCGATCACTTAGTTGCCTCTGGTATTGACCACGTCACGCTTGTGGTGGGTGCGATGGGCGATTTGATAGAGAGGTATGTCAGCGAGAACTACTCCATTCCTTCAGAATTCGTCGTACAGCATGAAGCCCGCGGGCTTGCTCATGCCGTGCATCTGGGATTGACGCCTGAAGATCAGGAAGTGCTGGTCATATTAGGTGACACGATTTTCGAATTCGACTTGCAAGGAGTTTTGGCAAACAGCGGGACGTCGGCCATCGGCGTAAAGACGGTGGATGATCCGCGCAGGTTTGGCGTGGTTGAAACGCGGGACTCGATGGTTACCCGCTTGGTGGAGAAGCCAGAAAATCCGCGGTCGAACTTGGTAATCGTGGGAATATATTTGATACGTCAGGCGCAGGCTTTGAAGTCGGCGATTGAAATGCTGTTCGAGCGCAATTTGACGACTCGAGGGGAGTTTCAGTTGACGGACGCACTGCAGTTGATGATCGAGCATGACGTTCCGATCTCGACTTTTGGGGTTGAGAATTGGTTTGACTGCGGCAAGCCTGAGACGCTGTTAGACACGAATCGCCATTTGCTGAACACCCGCAGCGGCAAGACAGTCGAGCAACGCGACGGTGCTGTGATTGTACCGCCGGTATTTATCCATCCGGACGCCATCATCGAACAGGCGATAGTCGGGCCGCACGCAACGGTCGGAAAAGGCGCGAAGATCCGCAATGCGATGGTGCGTGACGCGATATTGGGGGAAGGGGCACACGTCGAGGATGCCTTGGTAAGCGGATCGCTGGTTGGAAACAACGCGGTGGTGAAAGGCAATTTCCACCGCTACAATCTTGGTGATTCGAGCGCGATCATCGAAGGCGGCCGGGACGGCGACGAACTTTAG
- a CDS encoding methionine adenosyltransferase, which translates to MSTFVFSSESVSEGHPDKIADQISDAVLDAVLKDDSMARVACETFVTTGMALVGGEISTHTYVDIPALVRSVIKDIGYTNAAYGFDYETCAVMTTIDKQSPDIAQAVDKDGAGDQGMMFGYASKETPEMMPLPIVLSHKLVHELATIRRAGKLPYLRPDAKSQVSVRYVDNKPVEITAVVISTQHDPSADQKLIEADMKKELLPKVLEGYKMAADAKVYINPSGKFVVGGPQGDAGLTGRKIIVDTYGGWVPHGGGAFSGKDPTKVDRSGAYAARWIAKNIVAAGLAERCTIQLAYAIGVAQPVSIMVDTHGTGKMADEEIEKKIRKTFDMTVRGIITALDLRRPIYRKTAAYGHFGRSEDSFSWEKTDKVNSLA; encoded by the coding sequence ATGAGCACATTTGTCTTTTCCAGTGAGTCGGTAAGCGAAGGACATCCCGACAAGATAGCGGATCAGATTTCGGACGCCGTGTTGGACGCGGTGTTGAAAGATGATTCGATGGCCCGAGTGGCCTGTGAGACGTTCGTGACGACGGGCATGGCCTTGGTCGGCGGAGAAATTTCAACACACACCTACGTGGACATTCCGGCGTTGGTGCGCAGTGTGATCAAGGACATCGGATACACCAACGCGGCTTACGGATTTGACTATGAAACGTGTGCGGTGATGACGACGATTGACAAGCAGAGCCCGGATATTGCTCAAGCAGTCGACAAGGACGGCGCGGGTGACCAAGGGATGATGTTCGGCTACGCGTCGAAGGAAACGCCGGAGATGATGCCGTTGCCGATCGTGTTGTCGCACAAGCTCGTTCACGAACTGGCGACTATCCGCCGCGCGGGCAAGCTGCCTTATCTGCGTCCCGATGCCAAGTCGCAAGTTTCGGTGCGCTACGTCGACAACAAGCCTGTGGAAATCACGGCCGTTGTGATTTCGACGCAGCATGATCCCTCCGCCGATCAGAAATTGATCGAAGCGGACATGAAAAAAGAGTTGCTCCCCAAGGTGTTGGAAGGCTACAAAATGGCCGCCGATGCAAAGGTCTATATCAATCCGTCGGGCAAGTTTGTCGTCGGTGGACCGCAGGGCGACGCGGGTTTGACGGGCCGTAAGATCATCGTCGACACGTACGGCGGCTGGGTACCTCACGGCGGCGGCGCATTTTCGGGCAAGGATCCGACGAAGGTTGACCGTAGCGGTGCTTATGCGGCGCGCTGGATCGCCAAGAACATCGTAGCCGCGGGATTGGCGGAGCGCTGCACGATACAGTTGGCTTACGCAATTGGTGTTGCACAGCCTGTATCGATTATGGTTGACACGCACGGCACGGGTAAGATGGCCGACGAAGAAATCGAGAAGAAGATCCGCAAGACGTTTGACATGACGGTGCGCGGGATCATCACGGCGCTTGACTTGCGCCGTCCAATCTATCGTAAGACGGCCGCCTACGGGCACTTTGGCCGCAGTGAAGACAGCTTCTCCTGGGAGAAGACGGACAAAGTGAATTCATTAGCATAA
- a CDS encoding adenosylhomocysteinase, whose amino-acid sequence MATATKVKKASAAASGPSHHVADESLAPKGKNRILWADRDMPVLAEIRARFEKEKPLKGHRMSACLHVTAETANLARTLKAGGADLVLVASNPLSTQDDVAASLVKDFGIRVYAIKGEDNKTYYQHLDAGMRHNPSITMDDGADLVHGLHTTHVEYSEQIVASLEETTTGVIRLKALHKDGKLKFPVFAVNDADTKHLFDNRYGTGQSTLDGIIRATDALIAGSVFVVAGYGWCGKGLAMRAKGHGADVIITEINPVRALEARMDGFRVMPMAQAAPIGDFFCTVTGNMHVIRPEHFSKMKDGAFVCNSGHFDIELDLKGLGEIAKRVEKNVVPFVDRYTMKNGSVVNIIAEGRLVNLGAAHGHPASVMDMSFATQALTTEHAIKNAKKLTVDVHDVPSSIEDFVSTLKLKTMGVKIDKLTPDQKKYLAAWEMGT is encoded by the coding sequence ATGGCAACAGCAACCAAAGTCAAGAAGGCTTCTGCCGCCGCGAGTGGTCCGAGCCACCACGTGGCAGACGAAAGTCTTGCTCCGAAGGGGAAAAATAGAATTCTGTGGGCCGACCGGGACATGCCTGTGTTGGCCGAAATCCGCGCTCGATTCGAAAAAGAGAAACCCTTGAAGGGTCACCGCATGTCGGCGTGCTTGCATGTGACGGCGGAGACTGCGAATCTGGCGCGCACACTGAAGGCCGGCGGCGCGGACCTCGTGCTGGTAGCATCGAATCCGTTGTCAACGCAGGACGACGTCGCGGCTTCGCTGGTGAAGGATTTCGGAATTCGCGTCTACGCCATCAAGGGCGAAGACAACAAGACCTATTACCAGCACTTGGACGCGGGTATGCGGCACAATCCGTCGATCACGATGGACGACGGCGCGGACCTCGTACACGGATTGCATACGACTCACGTGGAATACAGCGAGCAGATTGTGGCGTCGCTTGAAGAAACGACGACGGGTGTGATTCGTCTGAAGGCTCTGCACAAGGACGGCAAGCTGAAATTCCCGGTGTTTGCCGTGAACGACGCTGACACGAAGCATCTGTTTGACAACCGATACGGAACGGGTCAGTCGACGCTTGACGGTATCATTCGCGCAACGGATGCTCTGATCGCCGGAAGCGTTTTTGTCGTCGCGGGTTACGGTTGGTGCGGCAAGGGTCTGGCGATGCGCGCAAAGGGACACGGCGCGGATGTGATCATCACGGAAATCAATCCTGTGCGTGCTCTGGAAGCCCGTATGGACGGATTCCGCGTGATGCCGATGGCGCAGGCTGCTCCGATCGGAGACTTTTTCTGCACGGTGACGGGCAACATGCACGTGATTCGTCCGGAACACTTCAGCAAGATGAAAGACGGCGCGTTCGTCTGCAACAGCGGTCACTTTGACATCGAACTCGATCTGAAGGGCTTGGGCGAAATCGCCAAGCGCGTCGAGAAAAACGTGGTGCCGTTTGTGGACCGTTACACGATGAAGAACGGCTCAGTAGTGAACATCATTGCCGAAGGCCGCCTCGTGAATTTGGGCGCGGCGCACGGCCACCCGGCTTCGGTAATGGACATGAGCTTTGCGACGCAGGCTCTGACGACCGAACACGCGATCAAGAACGCGAAGAAGCTCACGGTCGACGTTCACGACGTGCCATCAAGCATTGAAGATTTTGTCTCGACGTTGAAGCTCAAAACGATGGGCGTCAAGATCGACAAGTTGACTCCGGACCAGAAGAAATATCTGGCCGCTTGGGAGATGGGAACGTGA
- a CDS encoding LptF/LptG family permease, giving the protein MTLLDRYIFSAFARSFFFAMVAAAVIFVTIDLVEHLDKFVDAHVSYQLVVRYYALYIPFIIYLTIPVGVLLATLFTIGGFVYRNELTAMQASGVSLWRILFLMLLAAAPLAASVWFLGEDVVPGYNFERKELYRVEVRGGKGSVSSRQGRIYLQTSPSEFLKMESYVPATTTGYRVQLQSVQDGHVASRFEADSLYYKDSTWVFADVRETQFHDRNVTMSQRDTLRRSDFQFTPDDLIRLNIEPEEMSYKDIRSLVGRLQAAGIRAARWSVDLAFKFSQPFATFIIVLFGVPFAAFRRRGGLVLGFGLSLLVCFVYFGFQQVGKILGYGGELSPLWAAWIGNAVFGVFGLLLVWRAPK; this is encoded by the coding sequence GTGACTCTGCTCGATCGCTATATTTTCTCCGCGTTCGCGCGGAGTTTTTTCTTTGCAATGGTGGCGGCGGCAGTCATTTTTGTGACGATTGACTTGGTCGAGCATCTCGATAAATTCGTCGACGCGCACGTCAGCTATCAACTTGTCGTGCGCTACTATGCGCTCTACATTCCCTTCATCATCTACCTGACCATCCCCGTCGGCGTTCTGCTTGCCACGCTCTTCACCATCGGCGGCTTCGTCTATCGAAATGAATTGACGGCGATGCAGGCTTCAGGAGTGAGTCTCTGGCGTATTCTTTTCCTCATGCTCTTGGCTGCCGCGCCGCTCGCTGCTTCAGTCTGGTTTCTCGGCGAAGACGTCGTCCCCGGGTACAACTTCGAACGAAAAGAACTCTATCGCGTCGAAGTTCGCGGAGGCAAAGGGTCGGTCTCTTCGAGACAAGGACGTATCTACTTACAAACGTCCCCGTCGGAATTTCTCAAAATGGAGAGCTACGTTCCGGCCACGACAACCGGCTACCGCGTTCAACTCCAATCCGTTCAGGATGGCCACGTCGCGTCGCGGTTCGAGGCGGACAGCCTCTACTACAAAGACAGTACGTGGGTTTTTGCCGACGTCCGAGAAACGCAATTCCACGACCGAAACGTCACCATGTCGCAGCGGGATACGTTGCGCCGCTCCGATTTTCAATTTACTCCCGACGACCTCATTCGGCTGAACATTGAGCCCGAAGAGATGAGCTACAAAGACATTCGCAGTCTCGTCGGCAGATTGCAGGCTGCGGGTATTCGCGCCGCGCGCTGGTCCGTGGATTTGGCGTTCAAATTCTCCCAGCCCTTCGCGACCTTCATCATTGTTCTCTTCGGTGTGCCGTTCGCCGCGTTTCGCCGCCGCGGAGGACTTGTCTTAGGGTTCGGACTTTCGCTTCTTGTCTGTTTTGTGTACTTCGGATTTCAGCAAGTCGGAAAGATCCTCGGCTATGGCGGAGAGCTCTCTCCGTTGTGGGCCGCGTGGATCGGCAACGCAGTCTTTGGAGTGTTCGGACTCCTGCTCGTCTGGCGGGCGCCGAAATAG
- a CDS encoding glutamate--tRNA ligase, producing the protein MNETRVRFAPSPTGYLHVGGARTAIFNWLYARSVGGTFVVRIEDTDPQRSRGELAQIILDGLAWLGLHSDEEIVYQSDHKDRFVEVAHELVKRGRAYYDFTSIEELERLRAESQSRGEPSFRFKADLEKVRAEAPERLNRGEPYAVRFAAPPDDIGWHDLVHGDVNYKGDELEDFVLLRSDGSPTYHLSVVCDDHDMRISHILRGDDHISNTPKQIALYRAMEWEVPRFGHVPLILGPDKKRLSKRTGAASVGEFQSKGFLPQALFNFLTLLGWSPGKGDREIFLVEELVEVFSTDGIQPKSAVFDEQKLEWMNGEHLRALPDEDAIGYLLEHADGRDVDATMLMNIWPLAKSRVRLPKDLFEDQAYLFEDPQEYDPKGIEKHLSNPEILDHLRNYLSDVERGNFDPESLEAVLRQRAESAGIKAGQLIHPVRLGLTGKTVSPGLFEMMEALGRDTVVRRLNRLLSQQQAS; encoded by the coding sequence ATGAATGAGACCCGCGTAAGATTCGCTCCCAGTCCCACGGGTTACCTGCACGTGGGCGGAGCGCGCACCGCTATTTTTAACTGGCTCTATGCACGCTCCGTCGGCGGCACGTTCGTCGTCAGGATCGAAGATACCGACCCGCAGAGGTCTCGCGGCGAGCTCGCGCAAATTATTCTCGACGGACTCGCGTGGCTCGGTTTGCATTCGGACGAAGAAATAGTCTACCAGTCTGACCACAAAGATCGTTTTGTCGAGGTCGCACACGAACTTGTCAAACGCGGCCGCGCCTACTACGATTTTACGTCGATAGAAGAACTCGAGCGGTTGCGCGCGGAGTCTCAGTCTCGCGGAGAGCCGTCCTTCCGTTTCAAAGCCGATCTCGAAAAAGTCCGCGCCGAAGCTCCCGAACGTCTGAATCGCGGTGAACCCTACGCCGTTCGTTTCGCCGCTCCGCCGGACGATATCGGTTGGCATGATCTTGTCCACGGTGACGTGAACTACAAAGGTGACGAACTCGAAGACTTCGTCCTCTTGCGTTCAGACGGGTCGCCGACGTATCATCTTTCGGTAGTCTGCGATGATCACGACATGCGCATCTCCCATATCCTGCGCGGCGACGATCATATCAGCAACACTCCCAAGCAAATCGCGCTCTACCGTGCGATGGAGTGGGAGGTTCCGCGGTTCGGCCACGTCCCGCTCATTCTCGGTCCCGACAAAAAACGGTTGTCGAAGAGAACCGGCGCCGCCTCCGTGGGTGAATTCCAATCGAAGGGATTTCTGCCGCAGGCACTTTTCAATTTCCTGACTTTGCTCGGATGGTCTCCCGGAAAAGGCGACCGCGAAATATTTTTGGTCGAAGAACTCGTCGAGGTCTTTTCAACCGACGGTATCCAGCCGAAGAGCGCGGTCTTCGATGAACAAAAATTGGAGTGGATGAACGGCGAACACTTGCGCGCGCTGCCGGACGAAGACGCGATTGGGTATTTGCTCGAGCATGCCGACGGTCGCGATGTCGACGCGACGATGCTCATGAATATCTGGCCTCTCGCCAAGTCGCGTGTCCGCTTGCCCAAGGACCTCTTTGAAGACCAGGCTTACCTGTTTGAAGATCCGCAGGAATACGATCCGAAAGGAATTGAAAAACACCTGTCGAATCCGGAGATTCTTGATCACCTTAGGAACTATCTGTCCGACGTCGAGCGCGGTAATTTTGACCCTGAATCTCTCGAAGCGGTCCTGCGCCAGCGAGCCGAAAGTGCGGGTATCAAAGCCGGACAACTCATTCATCCCGTGCGCCTTGGACTCACAGGAAAAACGGTCAGCCCCGGTCTCTTTGAAATGATGGAAGCGCTCGGCCGCGATACGGTCGTTCGCAGACTTAACCGGCTGCTAAGTCAGCAGCAAGCCTCGTGA
- a CDS encoding DUF3566 domain-containing protein, giving the protein MSRRELTRIEPRSAVRVGFFLGLLFGVLFGLYSAFLLKGMGNEGLQMFGASEAAELKALGGVSTVLMAVIMGLMGALFYSLVSGLVAIVYNLAARWFGGVEYHVQDIEDDAENSMFVSGHDDE; this is encoded by the coding sequence ATGAGCCGTAGAGAGTTAACTCGCATTGAACCTCGCAGCGCCGTTCGCGTGGGCTTCTTCTTAGGCCTGCTTTTCGGCGTGTTGTTCGGTCTCTACAGCGCGTTTCTCTTGAAAGGTATGGGCAACGAAGGACTGCAAATGTTTGGCGCGTCGGAAGCCGCGGAGCTCAAGGCTCTCGGCGGCGTTTCCACGGTGCTCATGGCCGTGATCATGGGGCTGATGGGTGCGCTTTTCTATTCTCTCGTCAGCGGTTTGGTCGCTATCGTCTACAATCTTGCCGCGCGTTGGTTTGGCGGAGTCGAGTACCACGTGCAGGACATCGAAGACGACGCGGAAAATTCGATGTTTGTTTCGGGACACGATGATGAATGA
- a CDS encoding PEGA domain-containing protein — MIVTSDTVNPVARRRALIRILVAIVLMLAAIAMGVLSWLRDESAVLIVTSAPKGAEVVLNFRPSGVMTNAYISDLPADSFAVSLRQDGFRPFPFVQWIRLQSGDTTRVNFFMRPIARGDERELPRADGAPHKWQWKTVAINSDPPGAEVIIDDVPTGLLTPANFVFDRGLHHLQANWPNGAKSFKNVIIEPSTTQPNILFRPATYIQPDK; from the coding sequence GTGATCGTCACTTCGGACACCGTCAATCCCGTCGCCCGCCGCCGAGCCCTCATTCGCATCTTGGTTGCGATTGTGCTCATGCTCGCGGCCATCGCAATGGGTGTGCTGTCGTGGCTTCGTGATGAATCTGCCGTGCTGATCGTCACCTCCGCTCCCAAAGGTGCCGAAGTTGTTCTGAATTTCCGTCCGTCGGGTGTAATGACCAATGCGTACATCTCCGACCTGCCTGCCGATTCGTTCGCAGTCTCGTTGCGGCAAGACGGGTTTCGACCCTTTCCCTTCGTCCAGTGGATCCGCTTGCAATCCGGTGATACCACACGCGTCAACTTCTTTATGCGTCCCATTGCTCGCGGGGATGAACGCGAATTGCCGCGAGCCGACGGCGCTCCGCACAAGTGGCAATGGAAAACCGTCGCCATCAACTCTGATCCGCCCGGAGCAGAAGTGATTATCGACGACGTCCCCACCGGGTTGCTGACACCTGCGAACTTCGTTTTCGATCGCGGTCTGCATCACTTGCAAGCCAACTGGCCAAACGGTGCAAAATCCTTCAAGAATGTCATCATCGAACCGTCGACAACCCAGCCCAATATTCTTTTCCGCCCGGCAACTTACATTCAACCTGACAAATGA
- a CDS encoding DUF4260 domain-containing protein: protein MSLPRLLLHLEGLAVLAASLFAYQKLGASWSFFALLFLSPDLFMLGYLINKRVGAAFYNVIHTYAVALGIAALGLLTGNSSVLAVGIIVCAHIGFDRLLGFGLKYPTEFRDTHLQKV, encoded by the coding sequence ATGAGTCTTCCGCGGCTGTTGCTGCATCTCGAGGGACTGGCCGTACTCGCCGCAAGTCTCTTTGCGTATCAAAAGCTCGGTGCGTCGTGGAGCTTCTTCGCGCTGTTGTTCCTATCGCCCGATCTGTTTATGCTGGGCTATTTGATCAACAAACGGGTTGGTGCCGCGTTTTACAATGTCATTCACACGTATGCCGTAGCTCTGGGAATTGCGGCGCTCGGGTTGCTTACGGGCAATTCAAGTGTACTCGCTGTCGGCATAATCGTTTGTGCGCACATCGGTTTCGACCGTCTGCTCGGGTTTGGCCTTAAGTATCCGACGGAGTTTCGTGATACACACCTTCAAAAAGTTTAG
- a CDS encoding DUF2461 domain-containing protein: protein MPAYFTNDFLKFFRALAKNNNTAWFHEHKEEYEAAVKEPLIHFAADLIAKAQKDDPAIAIGPKEAIMRINRDIRFAKDKSPYNTYAALIISRAGRVDKGVPGMLIRLGGDKLGIFGGSHCPDTKPRDLIRAAIAKNPREFKKLISAVPFKKHFGGMVTDEISKKLPPEFQAAAEICPEIAHKSFHYFVEYPAKEITSPDLLKSVYAHWKASLPVVMFLVEAFADKPAKKSARAR, encoded by the coding sequence ATGCCCGCCTATTTCACCAACGACTTCCTGAAATTCTTCCGCGCGCTCGCCAAGAATAACAATACGGCTTGGTTTCATGAGCACAAGGAAGAATACGAAGCCGCGGTCAAGGAGCCGCTGATTCATTTCGCGGCCGATCTGATTGCCAAGGCGCAGAAAGACGATCCCGCGATTGCCATCGGTCCCAAGGAAGCGATCATGCGCATCAACCGCGACATTCGCTTCGCCAAAGACAAGAGCCCGTACAACACCTATGCCGCGCTGATTATCTCGCGCGCGGGCCGTGTCGACAAAGGCGTGCCCGGGATGCTAATCCGCTTAGGCGGCGACAAACTCGGCATCTTCGGCGGATCTCATTGCCCCGATACTAAGCCGCGCGATCTGATCCGCGCCGCTATCGCCAAAAACCCGCGCGAGTTTAAGAAATTGATTTCCGCCGTGCCGTTCAAAAAACACTTCGGCGGCATGGTCACCGACGAGATTTCGAAAAAGCTGCCCCCCGAGTTTCAGGCCGCAGCCGAAATCTGCCCCGAAATTGCGCACAAGTCGTTCCACTATTTTGTGGAGTATCCGGCGAAGGAAATCACGTCGCCCGACTTGTTGAAAAGTGTTTACGCGCATTGGAAAGCTTCGCTTCCTGTTGTCATGTTCTTGGTCGAAGCGTTTGCAGATAAGCCTGCGAAAAAATCCGCGCGCGCCCGGTAG